One window from the genome of Crassostrea angulata isolate pt1a10 chromosome 2, ASM2561291v2, whole genome shotgun sequence encodes:
- the LOC128174839 gene encoding uncharacterized protein LOC128174839: MPGTGKREFPCILCRKRTKPTERRTLTAELKQLVQKMCVSDPSDEDVLCTACRIKCHVKLKKHIEKKDTAPKDTLFSPQQQGSSSRYARSPPSVTLPLPSSATSHARCFICKRPGPKLIVVPTSERNSVFLHQKILIPYGSRCCSKHIPDGRFTSDALKQIPVFSQTSSLNRSSIVDILLYLRETALRYDTSRIDFDRENAFSDQQYTTLTGLSKNSFNDLLSYISDSVKNTSVRSARNSLGIFLVKMKSGLCNSILSTIFNVSKASIRRAIHTVRRALMENFVPQNLGFQHISRESVIQHHTRPLAESLFGGTGSQALLVLDGTYIYIQKSSNFTFQRKSYSLHKGRPLVKPMVIVSTSGYYISVIGPYLARNNDAAILQHIMKSNREDVLKWVEEDDIFIIDRGFRDSVAYLEELGIQAIMPAFMKKGEKQMSTPDANTSRLVTKIRWVVESANARIKRWKLLDCILPTSQIPFIGDYVKIVCSISNKYYPPLSSGDRDADMAVAAKMQFLAKQVNHLKEEVEARKLHSRVAMWRNPEDLDSLGFPHLDEDDIRNITCGVYQLKLASSYAAEHFQDGSNILIHKEDPNLLRIKIQSRHVSAKSYLLWIRFDESSITGWYCQCKAGARVVGVCAHVAAVIWYIGLRNYKGSFKSVQDWGRFVDDASVLPEPVDESESDEDLVEE; the protein is encoded by the exons ATGCCAGGCACAGGAAAACGGGAATTCCCGTGTATTCTATGCAGGAAGCGAACAAAACCAACTGAGAGACGAACACTGACAGCAGAACTGAAACAATTGGTGCAGAAAATGTGTGTGTCCGATCCGTCTGATGAAGATGTACTTTGCACTGCATGTCGGATTAAATGCCATGTAAAGCTTAAGAAACACATAGAGAAAAAAGACACAGCGCCAAAGGATACGTTATTTTCACCACAACAACAAGGAAGCTCCTCCAGATACGCCAGGAGTCCACCCTCTGTCACCCTTCCGCTACCTTCGTCCGCCACCAGCCATGCCCGTTGTTTCATTTGCAAACGGCCCGGACCCAAACTAATTGTTGTGCCAACTAGTGAGAGAAACTCTGTTTTTCTGCATCAGAAAATCCTTATTCCATACGGTTCAAGGTGCTGTAGTAAACATATTCCGGATGGCAGGTTTACCTCAGATGCTCTGAAACAGATTCCCGTTTTCTCACAAACATCAAGCTTAAACAGGAGCTCCATCGTCGACATTTTACTGTATTTGCGAGAAACTGCTTTGAGATATGATACATCTCGAATTGATTTTGACCGAGAAAATGCTTTCAGTGATCAACAGTACACAACTCTTACCGGTCTTAGCAAGAATTCCTTTAACGACCTGTTGTCTTATATCAGCGACAGTGTTAAGAATACATCTGTACGCAGTGCTAGGAATAGCCTGGGGATTTTTCTTGTGAAGATGAAGTCCGGCCTTTGCAACAGTATCCTGTCAACCATTTTCAACGTCTCCAAAGCAAGCATCCGTCGGGCTATTCATACAGTGCGGAGGGCATTAATGGAAAACTTTGTTCCCCAGAACCTTGGTTTTCAACACATATCAAGAGAAAGTGTTATTCAACATCATACACGACCATTAGCTGAATCATTGTTTGGTGGAACCGGAAGTCAAGCCCTACTAGTGCTGGATGGTACCTATATATACATTCAAAAGAGCTCCAACTTCACTTTCCAAAGAAAATCCTACAGTTTGCATAAAGGCCGACCACTCGTAAAGCCGATGGTGATTGTATCTACAAGCGGTTATTACATCTCTGTAATTGGACCCTATCTCGCAAGAAACAACGATGCAGCCATCCTTCAGCACATCATGAAATCAAACAGGGAGGATGTATTGAAGTGGGTTGAGGAAGACGATATCTTCATTATTGATAGGGGTTTCAGGGATTCTGTTGCATACCTGGAAGAACTTGGCATTCAGGCTATCATGCCAGCTTTCATGAAAAAGGGGGAGAAGCAGATGTCTACTCCAGATGCAAATACAAGTCGACTTGTAACAAAG ATTCGATGGGTTGTTGAATCGGCAAACGCTAGAATAAAACGATGGAAACTGCTTGACTGTATTCTACCCACTAGCCAAATACCATTTATTGGTGACTACGTCAAAATTGTTTGTAGCATATCAAACAAATACTACCCACCACTTTCTTCGG GTGACAGAGATGCCGATATGGCTGTTGCAGCCAAAATGCAGTTCCTTGCGAAACAAGTGAACCACCTTAAGGAGGAAGTCGAAGCCAGGAAACTGCACTCACGAGTAGCCATGTGGAGAAATCCTGAAGATCTCGATTCCTTGGGCTTCCCTCATTTGGATGAGGATGATATTCGCAACATAACGTGTGGAGTGTATCAGCTTAAACTTGCTAGCAGTTATGCGGCGGAACATTTTCAAGATGGAAGCAATATCTTGATACACAAAGAGGACCCGAATCTGCTGAGAATCAAAATTCAGAGTAGACATGTCTCTGCGAAATCATATCTGCTTTGGATTCGTTTTGATGAATCAAGTATAACGGGTTGGTACTGTCAGTGCAAAGCTGGGGCCCGAGTGGTAGGGGTTTGTGCGCACGTCGCGGCAGTTATTTGGTATATAGGACTCCGTAACTACAAAGGATCGTTTAAATCTGTCCAAGACTGGGGAAGATTCGTTGATGACGCTTCAGTTTTGCCGGAACCAGTAGACGAGTCTGAGTCAGACGAAGATCTAGTTGAAGAGTAA